A single Mercenaria mercenaria strain notata chromosome 9, MADL_Memer_1, whole genome shotgun sequence DNA region contains:
- the LOC123547516 gene encoding uncharacterized protein LOC123547516: MGILRKNVAVLLLVLSCYDASGQLNGAQTDINNRARIKQRVPQENKTERSNKMLGAAQISPRIGAVGQNTVFNAQNLETFNRPEGTESLVRSLNKNQRFETTYGRNFGQYGSYKKHKSWQEAVAQDRQRHIAIPEDLKTKFPWLINKLHLPSVHGFGLNGFWNSYAVPEGTPDVKGLGPAKFGQQQFGQR; the protein is encoded by the exons ATGGGAATTCTTCGAAAAAATGTAGCTGTGCTTCTGCTGGTGTTGTCATGTTATGACGCCTCCGGACAGCTGAATGGGGCTCAAACGGATATCAATAACAGAGCTCGGATAAAACAAAGAGTACCTCAAGAGAATAAAACTGAACGTAGTAATAAGATGTTAGGCGCTGCCCAAATTTCGCCTAGAATCGGTGCAGTAGGACAAAACACTGTATTCAACGCGCAGAATTTAGAGACGTTCAATCGACCGGAAGGAACGGAGAGTCTAGTACGGAGTTTAAATAAGAATCAACGATTTGAAACAACGTATGGTAGGAATTTTGGGCAGTACGGAAGTTATAAAAAGCACAAATCGTGGCAGGAGGCCGTCGCACAAGACAGACAGAGACATATTGCTATACCAGAGGATCTCAAAACAAAGTTTCCCTGGCTTATTAATAAGCTACACTTACCTTCTGTTCATGGGTTTGGTTTGAATGGATTCTGGAATAGTTATGCTGTACCCGAAGGGACACCAGATGTCAAAGGGCTTGGTCCCGCG aagTTCGGCCAGCAGCAATTCGGACAACGTTAA